The Setaria viridis chromosome 2, Setaria_viridis_v4.0, whole genome shotgun sequence DNA window AAGGAGCACCCTCCATTATCACCTTCTCCTTGCGTTGTTTGGTTATCTAAGTTTCCTCCATTACCATGAACTGGTTGTGCCGAAGATTGTTGCCCTCGCGATTGATTATCCGCAACATTCTCCCCGTTGATGCTGACGCTGATGGCATGGGACAAGAAATCTTGCTGATGGTGATGCCAAGCTGGTTGATTCTCGGCATCAACTAATAATGATGACACAAGCTTCAGCATGCTGGGAACTGAAGCAAGTCTGAGGCTGCCCGCGAGCTCGGCAATGACCCTGGCAGCGAACAGCCTGATATCTCTGTCTTGTTGAGCTGTCCAGCCGAGCATACCGACCAAGGTGCGCACCACGTTGCTGGAGCTGGAGATTCTCAGGAGGAGCTCTTCACTGAAGTTCCTCTGCTGCAGGAGGGCGTCAAGGACAGAAACCCCTGCTAGCTGCATTTCACGTGAGGTAGAGCTCAGGGACTCAATGGAGAAGTTCGCTAGGCTCATCGTTCTCCCTGCAGCGAGCACGCCGGTTTCCATGCATGTGACGTAGGCACACTGGTAGTACACGTTGACAGCCCTTGCTCCCCACTGACCTCTGAACCTTGAATGACGGACGAGCGATCTGCGAGGGAAGAAGCCGAAGAGCTCGACTATGCATGCCATCAGGTAGAGTGTCCCTTGGCACAGTGCCAGCACGTAGAATACCATGATAGATGGCACCAGGTTCCGGTTACTGTCCTTCCCTTGTGGGTATACGTTGAGAGCTACTAGATCGGACAGGCGCAAGGAGGAGAGCACAATTCGTGCAACAGCTGCCGGGATCTGCAAGTTGCCGACCAGTATGACTGTTAACATTATTATCACAACCATCATGCATGGACTTGAAGTCGATTCCAGTTCCCCAAGGAAGCATATATACAGGAAGATGTTAGCCCAGCGACCAAAGAGGGTACTGTCCACTGGAGTCTGTAGGCTGCCAAGTGATAGTACCAGTATAATCAACGATATGCCCAAGCCTTGAAGAGGACTATGCAAAAACAGCATATCACCGCCCAAACAAAGGGCTAAAATCAGTTTGGCCGAAGACAGTAGCTTGCGGCCACACGGGCTACCTGTCAGGTTGGCAATTTTTTGGGGCCTCAGGTTGAGCAGCAGCACTGCAAGAACCAGTACTAACTGGAAAAGACACCAAAGTAGCAGATCCACCAGCGTGTCCCTCCTATCAAGTGGCCACATTATTGTATAAACTCTCATTGCTCTGAGGGGTGTGCCATGTCTGTCTCTGTATATATGTTCTATTGATGTGTGTATCTGTAGGCCAGTGATGAGCAAGAGGGCAACTAGGAGAGCCCACAAGAGCAACCGTTGGTGCTGTTGCAGGCAGCTCGTTAGCTGAAGAGCACCTGGAAACTGCATCTTGCTCGCAAAAATTATTGCCACCCCTAGGAGCAAGGTTGGAAATGCCCCCAACGGAAACTGCATAATGAGGCTACAGAACAAACCGACAATGGCCACCACTTCATTCCATTCCTGCGGCTGCACGAACATTAGACCAATCGATCTTATAAATTTGACAGCTCTTGTAGTCCCAAATAACGATTGATGGTCCAATTTGTAGTTGCTGCTGAATATTCTGTGTGTGCATAGACAACAAAAGAAATGAGCCTAGAGGGTGACAGCTATCTATTTCCAAATCTAACTGCATAGTTGTAGGGTTTCCCATCAGTTAGTCTGCTAGTGTATACAGAATATCATTTGAGCTGACTCTATTTTCATATCATGTAACTCAATATTAGAATCGAGTAGCACAATTACTGTTGTGTTCATTCTCAAATGAAAGGGAGAGAGGCATACGTTACGCACCTGAAGGCTTCTATGAAGATCATGACCGTGGCAAACCAGAAATCCTCGGCGTTGAGTGCTGTGCAGAACCCGCCAAGCAGGACGACGGTCGCCCACAGGAAGGCTAGCGTGCCAAAGGCGTTTCCTGCCCACTCTCCAAAGGCAACGAAGCACACGAACCAGTTGAGCCTTGTCTCCCGCTTAGCAGCAGCCCTCGCCCTCCTCTGCCCCGGGCATATTGGGATGGAAATTTCTCCGCCGGCCGCAGCTTCTGGTCTCTTCATTGTTTCTCACTCAGCCATCACGCACGGTGCACAGAGACTCATCAACCATATGTATACACAGCACCAGCCCCACGCCTCCATATATATTGACTAGATCAGTTGGTCCACGGCACTTGAACACTGACCAAGTCCTACTTGGTGTGCCTTGACCGCAAGTCAACCATCTCTTTCCCTTTTTAATGTCGATGGTACAACAAATACACCACAAGGACTCAACTACGAGCCGTAGCTCCTGTGGCAAGGGTGTGGTGTGCCGTGTGCCTTGGGTGGTAAGGAGTCATGCTGAAGATTCCAAACCATCCCAATCCCAgctcagattttttttaagacgtgcatggcacgtttttcattaagaagaggaGAATTACAACGATGCAGTTTCAAGAGAAACCTCAAAGTGCAGAGTTATAAGAGCCACGACCGATGACAAACAACACAAACACGACAGCTAAAAAGAAAAccacctcaccaccaccacacaaAACACGACCTAAGATGACTGTAGCCTGCAGGGGAGAAAGAGGCCATGAACACTTGCATGTCACCGACTGTCTAACAACCAAAAGCCAGCAGAGGTAGAGTGAGGAGGTCCTGCAAGACGATACCTCCAGGGAGGAAACGACGCCAACGCCATCATAGTCCATCTGTCTCCGGGGGAGCAGACCAAGTCTTCACCTGGTAAAAACTGCTAGATTTGGTGACTGCAACAACGCCTCCAGCGAGGTGAGCTACGTCCAAGGACGCAATCGACGTCGGTCCTGGCAAATGCACGAATAGGCTCTCGCCAAAGGCCCCCCAAAACCAACTCCGCACAGCAGACCGCCGAGGCTTGGATGATAGCCAAAGTGATGGGATGGCAGCGAGTAATCTATGGCGATGACGATGAGGAACATCCGCGGGCACAGTAGAAAGGGGCCACCATCACGACGATCGAAAAAACGACCATGAAGCAACCAGGCGGCCAAAGGGGAAGCCAGCGGGCCCGCCAAAGGAGCCCACGCTGAAGCCCTCCCTTTTCCTAGCAACACTCAACGATGAGGTGGCAACCCGAAGCACCATGGGGAAGACGAAGACACATCCTCTCGTCCCTGCCAGCGAAGAAGACGGCTAGAGGAGGCATGACCCCACGAGTGACAACCATTGATAGAAGAGCGAGCGACCCATGACAGCAGGTCGGGAGGCACTGGCGACAAGCGGGTCCCCTGGCCATCCTTGAAGAGCGACCGGAACACGACCAGGGTGAGGTAGGGTGAAGGGAGGAGGGGCACGCGCTGACCCAGTTGGAAGTCCCCGCAGTCGCCCTCCTACAAGCGACAACGAAGAGGAGGGAGCGACGTCGACTTGCTGTGGCGGCGCGAGGGAGCCCCCACGTTGCCCCGGGGATGGACTCGGCGGCACCGGACCCGGCAGCGGTGGCCGCCCGGTGTCATGGGCAAGGCCCCGGCGGCGCACTCCAGGCCCACGACGTGCGGTCCcccgcgggagcggcggcgagcagccacccgcggcggcgcggatcgGGCTGCCCGGAGACGCGGCGGGCTCCCTGACAGATGGGAGTCTTTTACCTGTGTGCCATTAAGAAAGTTGGGTCTAACCTTCATGCCCCTAAAAGGTTCGTCGACACCTGTATGCCCAAGTGCAACTTTGTTTGTCCCTCCATGCCATTCCATCCCTATTTCCTTCGGTTTTGGCCGTTTGAGGGCTCTTACAAGCGGGTCCAGGCAGCGAAAATATCCATTGTACCCTTTGTCTCTAAGGCATATGCGCGGAGGTCGTGTTGACCAATTTTGACCAGCATCTCTCACAGGCTCGAGCC harbors:
- the LOC117845067 gene encoding uncharacterized protein; the protein is MKRPEAAAGGEISIPICPGQRRARAAAKRETRLNWFVCFVAFGEWAGNAFGTLAFLWATVVLLGGFCTALNAEDFWFATVMIFIEAFRIFSSNYKLDHQSLFGTTRAVKFIRSIGLMFVQPQEWNEVVAIVGLFCSLIMQFPLGAFPTLLLGVAIIFASKMQFPGALQLTSCLQQHQRLLLWALLVALLLITGLQIHTSIEHIYRDRHGTPLRAMRVYTIMWPLDRRDTLVDLLLWCLFQLVLVLAVLLLNLRPQKIANLTGSPCGRKLLSSAKLILALCLGGDMLFLHSPLQGLGISLIILVLSLGSLQTPVDSTLFGRWANIFLYICFLGELESTSSPCMMVVIIMLTVILVGNLQIPAAVARIVLSSLRLSDLVALNVYPQGKDSNRNLVPSIMVFYVLALCQGTLYLMACIVELFGFFPRRSLVRHSRFRGQWGARAVNVYYQCAYVTCMETGVLAAGRTMSLANFSIESLSSTSREMQLAGVSVLDALLQQRNFSEELLLRISSSSNVVRTLVGMLGWTAQQDRDIRLFAARVIAELAGSLRLASVPSMLKLVSSLLVDAENQPAWHHHQQDFLSHAISVSINGENVADNQSRGQQSSAQPVHGNGGNLDNQTTQGEGDNGGCSLLCQCWQRMKEKHWSIPKEPPLTHQDSFTVLGMLILERLAYDIDNCTEISRATDLIFKITGFVSYTSDTVGDDDVQQKAVICSSLNLIRRLSITEGKIGTMLRQELWESPFLLGNLASILEDNRSDPQIWKPAVDIIAMFALDEEARQEIGHTKVIISKLVHLFLGRDGTTNVYYGQQLRTASGEALANLAMGSTANCSAILEEPGYELVKDIKNMISDDEYRCVATSVLQNLCALSRDELRCPGARDHLSSALTVVMEKIMTAEGKELESLISLASQIGDVIPECFAHELESNTNGTGLVQKLVYTLNSNKKPCPKYPRMRRAIIQITISFVEWCPRYATIFAVEGMAEALSKVDRTPSKVEKYRAFLGNTGVVLESGLPLTILVAKAKGLIDSATATPTPSAQQGDHV